A window of Oncorhynchus tshawytscha isolate Ot180627B linkage group LG10, Otsh_v2.0, whole genome shotgun sequence contains these coding sequences:
- the LOC112261072 gene encoding transcription factor HES-1-B, with translation MPADILEKTSPSSVAATPSRVSGTPDKPRTASEHRKSSKPIMEKRRRARINDSLGQLKTLILDALKKDSSRHSKLEKADILEMTVKHLRNMQRLQMTAAISRDPSVFGKYRAGFSECMSEVTRFLSTCGGVNTEIRSRLLSHLAGCVSQINTVNFSTQCQIPTYPPHPLLAQAIAQIPSASPQLNGIMPCKSGSPINLTSEMATLYSGLQIVPGATDGQFAILIPSVALTHTSAPNAIHGNPALAVPVSLVAPPVTADSVWRPW, from the exons ATGCCAGCTGATATTTTGGAGAAAACATCCCCATCCTCTGTCGCAGCCACTCCGTCGAGGGTCAGTGGAACTCCGGATAAACCAAGGACTGCCTCAGAGCACAGAAAG TCCTCAAAGCCAATTATGGAGAAGAGAAGACGTGCGCGAATCAATGACAGCCTTGGTCAGCTAAAGACCCTCATCTTGGATGCACTAAAAAAAGAT AGCTCGAGACATTCGAAGCTCGAGAAGGCGGACATCCTTGAGATGACTGTGAAGCACCTTAGGAATATGCAGCGTCTCCAAATGACTG CAGCTATAAGCAGGGATCCATCAGTCTTTGGCAAGTACAGAGCGGGATTCAGCGAATGCATGAGTGAAGTTACCCGTTTTCTGTCCACGTGTGGAGGGGTGAACACGGAGATCAGGTCTCGACTTCTCAGCCACTTAGCCGGCTGTGTGTCACAGATAAACACAGTAAACTTCTCAACTCAATGCCAGATCCCCACCTACCCTCCGCATCCATTGCTTGCCCAAGCCATTGCGCAAATCCCAAGTGCATCTCCTCAGTTAAATGGAATAATGCCTTGCAAAAGTGGCTCGCCTATCAACCTCACATCAGAAATGGCTACATTATACAGTGGACTTCAGATTGTGCCGGGGGCGACAGATGGACAATTCGCTATTCTGATTCCAAGCGTGGCTCTTACGCATACGAGTGCGCCAAACGCAATACATGGCAATCCAGCACTTGCGGTGCCTGTGTCACTTGTTGCGCCTCCCGTCACCGCAGACTCGGTGTGGAGACCATGGTAG